In Scyliorhinus torazame isolate Kashiwa2021f chromosome 19, sScyTor2.1, whole genome shotgun sequence, a single genomic region encodes these proteins:
- the LOC140396603 gene encoding mitochondrial import receptor subunit TOM20 homolog, translating to MLFIEQLCAGKTGAIAAGLCGAIFLGYCIYFDRKRRSDPDFKKRLRERRRKQRFARERAGLSRLPDLKDAEAVQKFFLEEIQLGKELLAQGDYEKGVEHLTNAIAVCGQPQQLLQVLQQTLPPPVFQMLLPKLPTISQRIVTAQTLVEDDVE from the exons ATGCTCTTTATTG AGCAGCTCTGTGCGGGGAAGACGGGCGCCATCGCGGCCGGACTGTGCGGGGCGATCTTCCTCGGTTATTGCATCTACTTCGACCGCAAGCGGCGGAGCGACCCCGACTTCAAGAAgcggctgagggagaggaggaggaagcaGAGATTCGCCAGAGAAAGGGCTGGACTCTCTCGGCTCCCAGACTTGAAAGATGCAGAAGCAGTGCAGAAATTTTTCCTGGAAGAGATCCAACTAGGCAAAGAGTTGTTGGCACAAGGTGACTATGAGAAGGGTGTGGAGCACCTGACGAATGCTATCGCCGTGTGCGGACAGCCTCAGCAACTCCTACAGGTGCTGCAGCAGACCCTGCCTCCACCGGTCTTCCAGATGCTCCTGCCAAAACTGCCAACTATCAGCCAGAGGATTGTGACTGCGCAGACTCTAGTCGAAGATGATGTGGAGTGA